CGATCttcttttgtttctatttttgCTTTCTTGAGAAATGGCTCTGATGAAGAATCATCATCATTGCCACAACTAACATTTTTCTCAACATTTTTTTCCAGATGGAGAATAATATCTTTTACCGAAATTGAGTTAGGACCAGGAAAGATAAGTGCAatctaaaatgaaaacaaatacagAGATCCGAGTGCCATTCTGATAGAAAACTATGTTAAAGTTTCAAGaacttttctatttaaaaagaaactaCCTATTCCTTACAgcaatccacacacacacaaataaaataaaataaaataaaaccatttaAATCCATACAAGATGAAAGTGAACTTCTCtttgaaaatgtatttcaaaTGCCCCAAAGGGTAAGCAGAGAGACAgggtaaaagaaaaacaaaattaaggCAACGGATTTGTTTAAATTAGTTATTTGCAGGGGTTTGATTAAATATGtacaggcttggaaggattagctTTTTaacagtaaatgtcagtaaacatcaatttcactaacaataactgaaatttacagataggcaaaaatagaaaaaagttctcaagcagcatatTACaggctgtcattaaataattattgtctaaTGTACCCATCGTTTCCTGCAACTGAAAACATAAAATGGATAAAAAAAttgacaaattgcttaaaacgcAAAATTTCATGCAACTGTGAAAAggtaaatcaataaaaataaaatgtttaaagatATCCgtcaaaatgattaaaaaaaaaattgaaatctgcCAAGCCTACATGTATACTACTTCCATACATGTTAAACAAGGTTATCCTACCAAGCCAATATTTTCTGTGCAAGAAGGTACTATGCATATGTTTACACGAATCTATTTCTCTATGCCAGGGTGCAATCTTTTATTGTGAAGATGGccaaattccatttttaattatgGAATATGGGCCAGGGTATAAATGTAGGACTACTTGTTACCCTCAATTAATTCATAAATGTTAAGGCCAGAGTGAtgattagatcatctagtctgacctcttatcTACAGCAGAACTCCCACAGATGTCAATGGTATGTCACACAAAACAATATGGCCTATATGCAATAATTAAACCTCTTTATTACATTCCTAATGGGAAATTATGACCATTTTTCGGATCAGCAGTATTTTTTATTCCCTCTCACCCCCCCAGTCTTTCCCATCCTCCTTcctctgtttctctccctcttccctgttCTTTCCTTGACATTTCCTTCCCTGAAGCAAATACCAATTCCCACACCCATGAACTTCATTCACTCCCTTCCCCATTTGTTAATGCTGACATTACAAATGTTAGGTTTCAGAATTCTCACTGCAGTGAAATTAATTGAGGACTGGGAGCTCATTCCTCACAATCATCATTTCAGGCTCTGGGCTGACTCAAGAAGACAACATGTATCAATTACATTTGGTAGGTTTTCCCTGCACCAGGAAatactagaaacttactttttacaaaataaaagcttagattctgcagaAGTTGAATATGTCAAGCAGGCCACATAACTCCATCAAGCAGGGCAATACAGCCAGTGGGTTTGGTGTTTGACACTTCTGCTCTACACAGTAAGTAAAATACTCGCTACAAAGCACAATGAACCaaatcctctctctcctctgtagGTGCAGAGGATCGTGAACACAACAGAATCTGTGTGTTTAGGCTGCATGTGAAGGCAAATTTCCATGAGCCTGGCAGGATGTCCACATCCCTATGCACTGCAGAGATGTGCTCTGGGTGGGGTGGAATGGATTCATggaggaatagtggcagagtagTTGGATCTGCACTCCCCCTGCAAAGGGGAAGAGCAATATCAGCAGGAGTTGGGAGATGAAGGCACATGAACAtttccccagcacacagccctgTTATAGAATCTCTTACTTCATGTCTTTTTTCTTCATAGTCCGGAATGCAAGGATATGTATAAATGGTCACATCTTCAGGTGCTAGGAGTTTAGCATGGACAGCAGTGCTTTTGCCGTCAGTTTCATTTGGGTGTTTAATTATGTCAATCTTCAAGGGAAGCTACAACAAAAAATGGCAGACATAAATAAATTTGGGCATATGTCTAGGAAATCCCCAgacagaaactttttaaaatatatagtaaATTCATATAAAGTTTcctaaaaatgttttgatttagaTATATAAGAATATGGAAGTTCCTAATTTCAACTAGACTGTTTAAtgcaaaatagggaaagaaaacaaTCAGAGTAAAATACATAGAAAATAGCACTCACTGCTTTTAATAATAAGCAATTTAGCTATTATATGTACACACTTGACACTCTAATGTTGCTAAAGTGAAGGCTATATTGATACTTTTGTTATTAATGACTGAAAATTAAAATTGATAAGACAAAAGAAGTTATGcatttaaatttagaagccttatGCTTCCAATCCTGAACACCTATTTGTATCAGATATTTCaacccattgaaattaatacaTAACTCTTTGATTTCAAGGAGAACAGGGTCAAGTACAAATGGGTAAacttttcagaagcacctaactGACTTATGTGCCAAAGTCTAATTTTCAATAGGCCCTTGGCACTTAAGTGCCAAAGTGACTTTTGTAAATGGGAACTTGGCACTTCTGAAAGCTTTTATTCACTATCTCAGCtggaaaacaatatattttaagaaaattaaCTGACTTAATTATACAACTATGAGCagttctttattattttttaagttcACATTTTGGGTCATATTCAGCCCTGGTTTAAATGGGTGCAACTCCATAGCATTTGTTTATACAACCTCCCCACTATAGACTCATAGATTCCTAGGCCAGAAGTGGCCATTGTGAttgtctagtccaggggtcggcaacctttcagacgtggtgtgctgagtcttcatttattcactctaatttaaggtttcacatgctaGTAATacagacttatggaaagagaccttctaaaaacgttaaaatgtaatatataactaaactattgttgtatgtaaaggttctttaaatgtttaagaagcttcaattaaaattaaattaaaatacagagccccctggacaggtggccaggacccaggcagcatgagtgccactgaaaatcagctcgcatgctgccttcagcacacatgccatagtttgcctacccctggtctagtctgacctcctgtataacataagccatagaacttccccaaaataattcctagagtatcttttagcaaacaaacaatctcatcttgatttcaaaatgctTATACCACTGGTACTTACAATTTGGAGAACCTTGGTGAGAATGGGTTAAGAAAGAGTTTAAAGAATTAGCCCTAATCCGAATTGCTCAATTTCATAACTTTATACAtgaggagtcccattgacttcagtgggatgccTTGTATATGTAAAGTTGAGCAtatgcataaatatttgcagaaCTGAAACCTTAACTATCCATTTTCTTACATCTGGTTCCTTAAACCAGACTGCTAACCCTCCTTTATCATAATTTATTCATCTATCATGACCACTGTGTTAAAGATGACCTAGAAAAAGCAAACATTGGCAATgtattcactcacacacacacaccactaacAAATAATAGGCACAATAAACATGTTATGTTTCACTAACCTTCACAACTGGAATTTCTTTGGTAGGCACAGTTTCAACTGGAACGTAACATGAATAACAATAAAACATCCTTGAACTACCGCATCTTGGGCACTTTGATCTCCCACTTTTTTGGGCCTTTTCAAGAACTTCCCAGGATGCTAACTGTAAATTCTGAAGTGGGTTATCTTGAAGCGATGAAGTAGTCTGTTGTTGTGAATTTTTCAAACATTcaaaatttctttttaatttctgaTGGCTTTCTTGGTTCAAAAATGTAGATGGATTTAAAGACATCTTTACTTTAAACAGACCATATGCTGTATCTGCTAAAGAAAAATACATTGTATCTGATGTACTATAAAcagactaatttctaaaaaagtAATCATCATGTGGTCATCCTATTGAACTAACACATACTTGTTATTACTTATCACAGCAGAAATCAACTAGATCAAATCAAATTAATCccaaagagctttaaaaaaaacccaaaactctgAGGCTCCTATCAGGAGCCAGATTCCTCtatgctaggtgctatacaaacagatTAAAAGGTGGTCCTTGACTTAAAGAACTCGAAGACTCGGGCCTTGACCATGCAAACATGCACAATTTTACTCAGATGAGTTGTCTCATccactttactcatgtgagtaaagttacaaACATGCAAACTTGTAAATTCAAGCTGTAAACTTTCCGATTTTGCAAACACTTTGGCCCCAAACCTGCTAACTGACTtcagtatgtgcttaactttacttacacgagtagtcccattaatttcCAGTAGGAGTAAATGTTTGCAAAGATAAGTATACAGGTTTAGGTCCCAACCCCGCAATTTGTTGGGACAGATCCCTGTGCCTACACAAAGCCCCACTGATATGCATAAGATTCTGAGAGGGCACCGTGGTTTTCCAGCATGCAATAAGTTGCAGGTTTGGAGCTATCGACAAAAATGttaagccaaaattttcaaacttgaatGCCTAAAGTTGAGCTCCTAAATTAAAAATCAGCCACTTGTTTACTTTAAATAACTTCAGTCATCCAAAGTCTCAACATTTTCACATTAGCGTCTGTAgatgtgttggggttttttttgttggcaGCTTAAAAAGATATATTTGTCTCCAAACAGCAATAAAGATATTAATTAAAGCATTTTTTGGTTAAACTTAACAGTTCTGTTTTAAGTAGAGGAACAAAATATTAATGCAAGAACTGTAGACTGTTCATCTGAGATGTCAAAACAACATAGAATACTGGAGCCCCTTACACCACATAAAAGGGCTGGCAAAAAAGGGCCCTAAAAGCCCTGTATTCAACTGGGAGAGAATTCCCCCAGGGCAGGCACAGCCTAATACACTGGGTTCTCAGGTATAGTAAGTGACATGCCAGGAGTTGCACCACACAACGCTGTGATATTTAGGGTAGCCTAgactagtggttctcaaagccggtccgccgcctgttcagggaaagcctccggcgggccgggccggtttgtctacctgccacgtccgcaggttcggccgctcacagctcccactggccgcggttcaccgctccaggccaatgggggctacaggaagcaatgcgggctgagggatgtgctgaccaCCCTTTCCGCAGCCACCATTgacctggagtggtgaaccgcggccagtgggagccgcaagcggccaaacctgcggacgcggcaggtaaacaaaccggcccagcccaccgggggctttccctgaacaggcggcggaccggctttgagaaccactggcctagacagACTTCCAGAACTATTTAAGTTACGCCAGGGGCTTCTCCAGCTCCCTGGGACAATCCAAGAAGAGGCTGCAGAGTTCTCTTATAGTCTCCTAGTCTCTTCTCCCAACCCCCAGTGTGCTTTCTGTGCTGCATCTCCTacgccttggctacacttgcaaatttgcagcgctgcagcagggtgtgaaaacacaacctctccagcgctgcaaattgcggcgctgcaaagcgccagtgtggtcaaagccccagcgctgggagcatggctcccagcgctgtacgttattccccacagggagatggagtacggacagcgctgggagagctttctcccagcgctggtgctttgactacacttagcgctttgaagtgcaagtgtagccaaagccctaGTTTCTTATGATACACTTATGATGTGATGCAACACAATAGATTAAAAAAATGCAAGACAACATGATGCAAAATAAACTAATACTTCTCTCCAATGTAAATTTAGAATACACCCCAGGGAAAGAGTCACCATTTTCTGCTAAAATAAACACTCATACAGGTCATGAAAAAATGTATTTCCAAATTCTGAGGCTTTAAAGGAAATTAACACCTCTCCCTACCATACACACCCTTTTTACAATCCAAGTTTGCACTGAACTGAATCTTGAAAAGAATCAgggggaagagggtgggggggagaatgaACTGCCCTTGTGACAGTTGTCAAGCCTGGACTAAGGCCGCTAACCATACAGATTCTTCAAGGAGAGAAGAGGCCAAGAGGCCCTTTGATTTGATATGCATTCCCAGCCTGCAAACTGATTCTCTTCAACATAATGCCTTATGGCAGTGTGGTGTTCAATTATGAAGCCCCAAAGCATTTTCATCATTGACGCTGACAGGAGAAATGCTCCTGTTAGTGGAAAAGGAAAACCTCTGTGGTCTCAAAATAATAGCTAAACAAAAACTTAACTGAAAAACATACATGTAATATATTTTGCAAGCACAACAGCAATACAGTTTTCACATCCTGTAAGATTGAGAGCTTGATTCAGACAGCAAACCAGTCATAATGATTCCATCTGCAGAGTAACCTCCTACCACAGTAAAGAAGTCTTTCTTATGTGGAGAGAGACTACCTCATATGGATGAATTTTAAGGCATTTTAATATCACTCACTCACAAAGGAGAATTGCTCTGTAGGTTTCAGTGAAACACTGAAAACTATACTGATCATTTTCAAAGTCACCCGCAATCAAGCTGTTCCAAAGTGACAACCCTACTCACTAAATTCTGCCCTGGGTCCTGGGAATAGTGCACTGTTaggactcaatcctgcaaagtggTGAGTCCCTCCTCAAAAATGCTGTGAATTCCCTCAACTTCCATTGAAACCAAATGTGAACAGGCCCTTTAGAAGCAACAACAAGGATTAGAGCACCATAAAAAAGGCAATaggaaatacaaatgaaatgctAAAAAGGATCGATGCCTTTGCGGTTTCGATTTAAACAGAAGGGTCTGTAAATCAGAGGTActggaaaataataaaaattctcTTGCCAAACATTATTAGACACCACAAAAACATACACTTTCTATTCACTATCTTCTCCTACTACCATTTTTAACAGGATAAGAGAGCTATTGCAAACACTATTTTGGGAGGCAAGTACAGTCCTTCGCAGAAGAAGGATTGCCCTGAGACTCTCAGGAGCTTGCCTTCGTGAACATCAGAAGAGATTCCATTGCTCTCCAAGCCTGGACATGATGGTCCTAAAGGCTCCACTGCAAACACTGAAATGAGGGGGCAATGCAACGCACACCTGTATGGGCTGCTCTGTACCACAAGGGCCCCATCCAGTCATTGAAACTAGCATCTCCTCCTTGCCCATCCTACTCTGAGGAAGGGCTCCTTGTGAACAAAATCGGGCAGTTCTCTCATCCCTCTAAAAGCCTCCTCCACACACATCTAAATGGAGCAAACTCCCTCTCCTCACTACTCCCTTTCAGTCCTCCCCGTGGACATCAAAACAGAGTGACCCCTCCCCGCCTTCAAAATGGGGTAACTGCCCACACAGGGAGCCGGAAAACATCAAAATGGGGCATCATCTGCCCAAGGACCCTCCCTGCAAACATCAGAGTGAGGGCAGGCAACGCGCTCCGCATGCCCGGCACAAGCACCAGCCCGCCCCTTTAATCCCCCCGCTCGAGTGGCGGGGCCCGGGAATCAGGCACCCCCGGGCGAGGAGGCGCTGCAGGTGCCCAGGCCCGGCCCCCACGGAGGGCAGACGTTTacctggaggaacccagccccaCCCGCGCGTCTGGATAATCACAAGAGACCCCTCCTGAGCCACTCGCTCAGTTCCAGCCCTAAAGAAACGCTGCTGCTCCGAGTCCTACCTGGCGCACGGCAGcgctcccagctctgggcctAGGTCCGGACTCCGGAACCGGAACCAAAGGACCCGGCCTCGGCCTGCCCGGGGTGCGGGACACCGGAAGAACGCACCCGGGGGAGCGCTTTTTAGGAGACGCTTGGTTGCTAGGGGGCCTTAGTAACGGTACGCAGCAGCGAGCGCTGCTGCTGCCGTTCCTGTTCGCTGCTGGGGCAGGTACTGAGGATGCGCGGCACCGTGCGGGATTCCTGGGAGTAagggcaggggaaaggagggggcccCTCTCCCTTAATCTTCGGCCTCCCGGCCCTACACAGACCGGCATTTGGGGTTTGATACAAGCCTTGGTTTGAACTGAAGGaagagaggcagggccggctccagaccccagcgcgacaagcacgcgcgtggggcggcagttgtcgtcaggggcggcagattgggccccgggcatgactgcggacggttcggtggtcgcgcggctcggctggacctcccgcaggcataactgcggccgctcaaccggagccgccggaccagccaaccgtccgcagctgcgggaggtccagccgagccgtgcgACTAGcagaccctcaccagtcaagccagtGGGAGGTCCGGGGtatctcccgcgcatgactgcttggggtggccgaatatgtagagccggccctgaagagAGGGGAGGAGCCGGGTTCCTCCCGTCCCCATTTCTGGGCATCCCTGGTAGGACAGTCCTGCACCCCGAAGTGGTCCTGGGTCCACGCAGAGGGTGCAAGGGGGTCTTGGTTGTTCACAGCATGGCTTGTCTCCAGGGGGATATTTTCCCCATTGTGTCTCATGGTTAACAAggaaggaaaagttgaaacaGGCACTCAAGAGTACTGATGCGAAGCGTGAAAATATGAAAATAACCAACATATTTTAGGTTTTATTACAAAAAtagtgtagtgctgctgaaagcTTAGTATGTTTCTCCAATAGCCGCAAAATAGCATATTAAActagtaaaataaatatttatcatATTTATTTTATACTTGTTTGGTATCACAGATAGGGAGTCGAGGGTAAATAACATATAAAAAGACATTTGAAAAAATGAATTAAATCCCTCAGATACATTTTACATTCCAACAATATAAGATTTGACCCAAACCACATGAAAGTGCTCTGAACATTTTAATTGCCAGTAAACATTTTCTTCATCATTGTTGTTTA
The nucleotide sequence above comes from Mauremys reevesii isolate NIE-2019 linkage group 10, ASM1616193v1, whole genome shotgun sequence. Encoded proteins:
- the DTWD1 gene encoding tRNA-uridine aminocarboxypropyltransferase 1, whose protein sequence is MSLNPSTFLNQESHQKLKRNFECLKNSQQQTTSSLQDNPLQNLQLASWEVLEKAQKSGRSKCPRCGSSRMFYCYSCYVPVETVPTKEIPVVKLPLKIDIIKHPNETDGKSTAVHAKLLAPEDVTIYTYPCIPDYEEKRHEIALIFPGPNSISVKDIILHLEKNVEKNVSCGNDDDSSSEPFLKKAKIETKEDRNLSEYKSNSRSEDTVLKKVIFIDSTWNQTNKIITDERLQGLLQIELKTRKTCFWRHQKGKPDTYLSTIEAIYYFLVDYHQEVLKESYKGHYDNLLFFFSFMYTLIKNAKNSAGKE